The following nucleotide sequence is from Cicer arietinum cultivar CDC Frontier isolate Library 1 chromosome 2, Cicar.CDCFrontier_v2.0, whole genome shotgun sequence.
aaaaataaagcaagtaatatataaaacatcaatatatatatatatatatatatatatatatatatatataaagttggTGATTCAAAAGAAACTAACACTAAGTGATATGAACCCGAAAAAAGGTCGTCTCGCCATTCCAAAAGGAAAGATTAATGAGGGTTTTATTACACCAAAGGAGGAATCATCATTGAATGTGCATCAAGGGATGCACTATTTAAGAATGAATGTGTCTGTGTTGGATTCTAATCTTAAAGTTTGGGATGGCATACGTTTCAAGAGGTGGTTCGTAGATCCAAACTTGGTCTACAATATTACAACTGGATGGAACAAGATTGCAAAGGAAAATAATTTGAAAGTTAACCAAAATGTGCAGCTTTGGGCTTTTAGAACAAACCATCAACTCTGTTTTGCACTTGTCAAGATTTAGCAAACATCTATCGTCAGGTGGTCTTTCATATAGGACAAAACTTAGGGCattcttttgtattttttatatggttttttaatttaatcaaccATGATGTTATCATAttcataaattaattgaattttttcattttcttttttatattgggtctgtttgtttaagatttttaaaaagtaattttgaatttatattttcaaaaataatttttatgaaaaatttactTATAAATAGTAGAAGTTGTTTTATATTCATTTGTTATcgaataaaataagtaattttgacattcaataaGTTAGATATTCATTATTAGAGGTTTTAAAAggataaatttgttattttttcataGAAGAAATATTAAATACTACTGTAAACTCATACATTGAAGTCCTGATTTCGAATCCAAAGCAAGACGTCAAACCTAATAATATGTACATTGTCATCGTGAAAAACACGGCTTCAAAATCGTAGAGATTTAAAAATGTACGATGATccaaacacatgttaaataatatgaaatgcttaattttttttataataaaaattaattttggatACAATTCTTTTTACATTGACAATGACTCACAAATTTCTATTTATGCAACTTTTAATGTAGAAAgaattaaagttaaatattgTTTATGCTCATCTTATTGACTTTTAACAAACAAAcccataataataatatttgaaaactcCAAAATTTTCAGCATCAATTAACTATTTCattttttctatctcttttaCTATCATAAGTCCGTCCGTTTGTTAcatctctttttaaaaataattttttatagtattgAATGTTTTTTGTATatagatttttgaaaaaaaatcttaaaaataaaaatttaaattaaaactgGGTGAGCCTAGAGGTGCAAGGTGGGATAAGTTAAACTCTAATCATGTTAATTTATCGTTCgtttttgtatttgtatttgtgGATATGAGATTATTATATAGggagaaaatattaattttaaacttttattcacTTTGTATGTAGAATCATACACTTATTTGGAAAGgttgttttttattaaagttattCTATGCCTTCTTAGGTGTTAGAAAGGAAAGCATAGCATAATTCTTTGCCTAACCTTTTAAGTTTATATATGTTGTAAGAAAAatgtacaaaatatatatataaaataagagttTGATTTTGGGTTCTAACTACTTAGATTTTCACCTTAGAAatcaatatcaaattatttattgaaaaaatgttACAACTTTTATTTGCACTTTTGACGATGGAATTAACAGTAATTCTAATACTATCTTTTGCAAATCCAATAAGGAAAATGATGGTGAGAGTGTTAGATGTTTTGAAACGTGGAAAAGGTCCATTAATCACAAAAACTGTAGCAAGCACTGTATTTGTGGTATTTGGATCAACCATATATACTATACTCAAAATACATAAACGTTCAAAGGATGCTGGCATGATTAATCCAACTGAGGAGGTTCTAATGGCACATCATCTCTTAGAAGCATCTCTTATGGGTAATTACTCAAAAAtatttccttattttttttttaaaaaacttttttactatttttatttttttaatagatatttttatttttttaattttaaaaaatatggtaaattttatcgtaattaaCTCACAATTTTGGTTTTAGATTTAAGATGGTCGACCTAACAATATCGGCATTTATTGAGTTAGAGATTAAGAACACAAAGCTcgatattttattaatgtatatttgagattttttttttataatcaaaatatgtgaaaatatgtttattttcataattttttttaatggttgTTAAGTTTTGATAAATTTCAACCGAACAATAAAACGAATTGATCTAAATTAGTCAATTCATATAATCAGACTTAAAGAGCTATCGTAAGATGGGTGAAGCCAATCCATTTGATAACtttagttgttttttattttattgatgagATAAACATTAGAGAATgcattattgaaattttttaaaatgttttttaagaataaattatatatatatttcaaaaaaaattgaaaatacatTCTCTTCAATTAGCTTCTATCTTTTTTCTATCACATTTGAAAAGGAGTGTATAAGCAAATATCATTCCAACCATCcacataaaaaattgaaaaataaatattaaaaaataaatgggtccttaattgtttgaaaatgctatatttataattagttTACCTTTTTCTTCACTTGACTCTTTAAATCAaaacaattgaataaaaatcAAATGACTCACATTTTAAACATAGCAAATTGGACTCAAAACCCAAATTCATAATATGAATTGTTTGATATTCATACAATATATAGTTCTGATTAATTCAAACCATGATACCAAATGGATTCGATAAATGAATTGATTTCTCCTTAACCTTTCTCTTAATGCATCATATGaagaatatatataattattttaaaattctatgAAATGGAAATATTGGACAGGATTCTCTCTATTCTTTGGATTGATGATCGATAGGCAACACTACTATGTTAAAGAAATCACTTCACTAAGGAAGAACATGGAAATAGCAAAGAAACAAATTAAGCCACAATCATCAACCACCAAAGAGGAGGGACATTAAAGCTTGAAGATGTAATGTGTTGTATATAATCGACCAAATCATATTTGTATAGTTcatataaatgatttattttattgtttaaataacAATATATTACTGAATATAAATGAACTTTAAAGCATTTAATTCAATTCAACATACCATACAATCATCATTCATTCATAAGTACATAACaccaatatttatattattttttggtgaTACAACAAGATTTTTATTgaatcttatataaattaatccATTGGAATGATTGGAGGTGGGATTTGAGGATAATTAGATTGGTAATTTGGTATTTGTGGTGAGTTTTGTGATTGTAATCCAGGAGGGAGTAATGGTGGCACTGCCCTCTCAAAAGCACACATTCCAAATAAACACAATCTTCCAATAGAACATTCTCTTCCACATCCACCACAATTGAAAGGACTTATATTTGTGTTAATACACAAACGGTTACAACATTGAAAATTAAATCGACATCtaattccacaaaatccacaatTGTTTATGTCTGATGTCACATCCACACAACGGTTTTGACAACACACACTTCTTGGTGGAAATTCTCCTCGACCACATATTGATGGTCTTGTGCTACAATCAAGGGATGTATCATCATCCACACCAATTTCCTTAGCCATATTGGTGGAGATTTTGTTCACTTCATTTTTTGGTAGTGAAATTGAATCTCCATTCTCTATTTTGATTAGCAACACAAGTAGCATGGTCACAATTGTTACAAATTTTGTTGCTTGAGTACTCATTGTGAAAAATGTTGTGAGAAAGCTAGGATTTTGACGCCTATATATATAGGTACATAACTTTTGTAACAAGTTTGAAGAACGTGTTTTTCTTACATGTATTTACTTATGACATCACAACATTGGTCTTAGTGATATAGACGGTGAACTTTTTATGTGTTTGTTTTAAGTTTAACATTGAAAACACGCTAAAACGCAAATTGGAGTCATAATAAGAAATTATAACTTTTGTCGTGATTTGTGTTGCGTTAAAACATATACAAATATTGAACCAGATTCTCTGTAGTCGTAAATTTTACGCATTCAAATATTTTGGACATTGATAGTTGTTTTATACGATCTATATTCaagtttgttattttttattataaatctagaagttatatattcattttttgaACATCTCAAACCTAAAAGTTTGGTATTTTTTGAACATCCTAAATGCGTGAATTCCCAAGTGCTACGAGGAATGTTGCAAAGTGAGTATGTTTAGTAGCTTAACACTAAAGTGATTATCAATCCTAAAAATAAGATAGCGTACTAGCATAATTTTGAGTGTGGTAATGTATTTGGTGAATCTTCAATCAGGAATACTAATTCACGTGAAAAATTGCAATGTCTTTTGaaagataataatttctctAGAAAATTTCAAATCAGGTTATCTCGAAACTTGATACATTAGTATTTGATATTTTGCTTACTCAACAAGATTGTTGACTCATTCACGCATTGTAACTTTTATCTTTGCATTcaattgaaactttttttacaaagtattcgatttatctttttttttacaaagcaTTCGATGTAAGCAATGCATATAAATCGATGACATGCATTACGAGTTTATTTATCTATACACCTCAAACAACAAACAACAATATGATATCTCAATTGTGTACAGAACTAATTTATGCAGTCATACACAGTTCAGTCGTTCGATCAAAAACCAGactctttaaatttaaaaaaaaaaatcaaaatctactTTAAAATCTAAATCATTTGATCTTAATCGAACATTTGAAATGTATATAACTCCATCTCATCCAAATCCCATAATATTTGACCTACATGAAAGAGAGAATCTCTTCTACTCTACCCCATAAGTAGGGAACTGATTCAAAGTacatcatatatcatatatagaGTGATTTGGATTGAATGGCATGCATTCTTAACTGCTTGCAATCAAAATCCCATACATAGGAAGCAATCACACAAGTGTCATAGCCACCAGTAATATGCAAATTATGGTTAATACAATTGTTTGGACCTTCCACTCATACAATTTAATTGGTGTATTATGTGCACATTTCATCGTAAATCTTCAATAAAATTGGCGGTTATTTAAAGGTCACATAGCAGCCAAGAgattctcttttcttttcctttttgaGGAGCTGCCAagagtttgaaaaaaaatagatttgcatcaaaaaaatttaacaataacatttattacaattataaaaaatacaacatttatttattattacaaGTGTAGCCAGAAACATTACAGGtaaaagttaaaacaaaaaacattatcCTTAAAAACAAGAGGCAGTGTGATATAGCTAAGGAAACAGATACATGAACCTGTTATTTCAGGCGATGTGAAAGCCATGACATAAAGTACAGTAcagttattaaaaaaacacaaacattaGGCACAACATAATTCTAGAACTTAAGCAAATGTTACCATTGAAGGTACTTATTTCAACTTAACATAATTCagcaaattattttaaacactaCACAATCACTGAATTTGTCCATTTAGTAGAGCCTTGTTTGTTACTGTAGAACAAAACATTGTTCTGAACCAGCCACAGCAGTAGGGTATGTGGTTGAGTTGACAGCATCATTATCTTCAGAAAGAGATTGAAGATTGTTGTTATCCAGTTCATTTAAGCCAATGCCAATGGCCTCAAAGATAAGAGCATTCACTTCTTGAAACCTTTCTTCAGAGAGTGAGACTTCTGCAAGAAGCTTCCATGCATTGCCTTCAGATGCttcatcaaaatcctttttCCTCTTCAATACCATGTGTCCACTGATCTCCCAAACTGCAGGATTCACTTGTGTGTCGAGAAGCTCCGCGTCCACTTCTCCAAGGGCTTGTTTCTCTGCATAACACTGTTTAACTATTTGTTAAGGGTTTGTCTTGATTGGCATATTTGAACTTATCGACTGACATAAGCACTTGTGGAACAGTTCGAGAGAGCTTACGAAAACAACTCATGACAtgttcataagttgttttcaccTTATTTCTACAAGATAGCTTatagtttatatgaaaataggttagcttttattttattttttgttatagaaatagcttatacataaacacttatatGATAAGCGTTTATGGTATAACTATAAGCACTTAATTAAACTGTTTATCCAAACAAGACGTAAAAAGTAAATGAAAGAGGATAAAAGAGACTACGAAATTGAGTTTAACTAGAGAAATTGTTTTACCTGAGGTAACAGAAAGACTTGGCTTCCACAGTCAGAAATAAGAACATTGTAAGGTATGTTGTTGTTTTGAAGGGAGATGCAAGCCTCTGAAACAATGTTTGATAAATCTTCGAGGGTGTCGCCGCCTTCAAAAACAAGACCTCTCACCGGATACTTCAGCAATTCAGATACCTTCACTCCACCTTTTAAAGTCGCAATTTTCTTAGTAGGAGCCTTCTCaataggaaattgcatagccAAATAATAAGCCTGCATATGTAAAAATCACCAAAGTCCAAGTTGATTACTGACAGAGAACAATGATAAGCAATGAAATTATTATCAATGAAGACCATTAAGGTTGTAATATAAAGATATTAAGTGTTCAATACCTGGAAGTGAAGATGGTTAATAGTTGCAAAAGCACCGAGGCTGTTGTAACCCAATCGAAAATACGGATTAGCAGCTTCAGCTGCCATGTGAAGCGCAAGCAAGAAGCTCTCGTGATCAATCCTTTGGGGCAAACACTCGAAAATGCGCGGAATCAGCAAAACATGTCCATACTCAATAGGACTAACCTGTTAtcaagaaaacaaacaaaatcgtATAAAACGTCTACTCTAACCTTAATGAATCGACAAGGATAAAATCTGAAAAAAGGCTAAGAATCATACATTGATGGCAACAAAACTGGGAGAATTGTCAACATCAATTGGAGCATTTGGAAAGAACTGGACTTCGCCATTTTCACTAGCTTCAAATTGAAACAAAACCTCTTCTTGCCCAACTTTAGTAAAGTTGAACTTGTTTTCATCAAATGGCTGAAGGACCTTATCAACTCTGAACTCAGTTGGTCTCTTCTTGAGGTGACGACCCTCGTTAAGCTGAGCAATGAAACCATACTCACCCGGAATCACCTATACCCAAAATTACCACAAAAACACATCAAAACTAAACTCCTAAACCATTTCCATGCATCTCCAAAAAGAAGAATACAAACAATAAAGAATCAAAGTATATCCATGCATCATCAAAAAGCACAATACAAGTACACACAAAATCCCccctaaaaaaaaaacaaagaatcaAAGTATCAAACCTTAGTTTCACAGGCAGTAACATCATAGCGAAAAAGACCTCTCTGCATGCGATCTTCCCACTGAAATGAAAAGGGTAAAAGAcctttaaaaacaaaaagataaaaacttTTGAATCATTCCCCACAATCAAAACTCCATAATCACCTCCCCAAGAACAAGCGAGTCCAGAAAGGCCACAGGAAGCTCCTCTTGGCACTCATTGATAACCAAGTCCTTTCCAGTAACTTTGTTAATCTTTTTAAAAGCATACAAAGGGAGCTTTGCATCTATTCACAAAACAAAAACcacaaaaattaaactaaaacaacaATACACCTATAACCAAACTAATTACTAATACATTCATGGTAACAATTTaacaaacaataaaaacaaaaacaaaaaaacaaataccTTGTATACAACAAGCTTTGAGGCAATTCCGACCACAACCTCCGACAGAACGAGGAGCCTCTCCAACCTCCTCTTTTTGATAATTGGAAACAACCGTAGGAACCCTTTTAATTTTCAACATCATTTTCAccaaacacacaaaaaaaaaaaacctcttttttttgttttgttttgtttcaacTAAATCTTACTTACAAAGTCTAATAGTTTAAGTTATGATCTTAAGAAACTAacaagagaaagaaaagaaagttaaaaaagtaaaaagagaGTAAAAAAACTAGAAACCACCACCGGCAAGGAAGAGGAGATCGGAGGGGCTACCACCTTCAGAAGGCAGAGCACCACGGCCACCGTGAGGCGAAGGGTTGGTAGGAGTTAGAGAAGAATTAGCCTTACGTCGTACAGTTGAAGCATGTAAAAGGGAGCGATAAACTCTGAGAAAAGCCGTGATGTCTACAACGTGTCAATACAGGGTGAATACCCAAGTTGAGAAATTGAAgaaagtttgaaacttgatGAAGAAAATGAAGTGGGTTTATGAATTGTTATATAgataagaaaaaatagagatgaaTTGTGAAATGTGGCTGTGAATGAGTTTTGTTATACTTGTACTAGAATCAAGCACGAGGAGGATGTAACATAACATCTTTTCATTCACTCACAAATCAGACAAATTGTTgaaagagaaacaaaataaaaggttatttttatgatttggtTGAATCTTGGTCTCTCTTAATTTGCAACTTATTACTATGGAAAAATACCacactttcattttcttaattGGATTCATTGTTAATAATCAATCCTCCTCCTTTCAATCATGTACTTAAGATTTTCAAACATGTGTATTCATTTAGTTTGAAAATTGTGTCTCtagttttaaatttgaatattaaaGTGTGGGAGTTTGTAGTGATATATTTATCTCTTATTTTATGGACAATAAAGAATTTTAACTATGTGAGATTCATTTTGCTattgtgaaaaattatttttttcaaaattagttttaattataacTCTATTTCTGTTATTTTTGTTTACTGTATATTATTTATgttcttaaaaattatatataagcaatttttttatctttagacatatgttttgtgttaaattacTAAATATACTAtgattagtattatttttaattaatagtaCTAAGTACattaaaagatgaaaaattaaaattagatacATCTAAAGAGTGTTTTGAAGACATTCATACATAAAATAAAGAGTTTAATATTTTGTACATCgtcaatgtaaaaaaaattacacagtTAATATATTACAATTAATCTTGTATAggattttaaaagtagttattTCTATAAagtcgtttttttttttgaactaaCAATAATGTCTTTGTTGTAGTTGATtaaaagtgtaaaaaaaaattatgctaagagtctatataaattaaatcctaaaatacatgtattaAATATgctatttatattttctaatatacatataaaaagtaatatatttactTATAAATAGAGATCatgatatgatttatattttgatatatttacataaatataagTTGAGCAATAAATTTTCAGGCAAAATGAAATTTTAGAGGCAAAAATAccaacttcaaataaaaattagttcTATAAGCAAagttattttactttaaaataatttaacatgCCAAAGCCAAGTCTATGCAATTAGAATCACTTTTGTCCTTCTCAAGATGGAATACAAACTATGGTGAAATATTTGCAAAAAGGGaaaatttatttgagagatgtAGAAAtgattttgacattttttttagtatttttgagtcgagttaaattgattttatattaaaagttGATACTAATTTGAAGatcaaatttgaaatttatgaCTGCCTAAGTGTTTTTAGCTTTAAATTTATTGTAAAACTTACTTTTTAGATGAATGTATATCAAACATGTGTTAAGTTCAACTCAATTTTAGctgaaattaattttcacaatgGTGATATTTTGCTTTTGTTGTAAAAATTGATtctaaattaatcaattttgtaaagtgaaattttatttaaaaatgagttttttaaagcgaaaattattattaattaaggtAACAAaaatgatcattttacaaattCTCTTGAGacaatttgaattttgttcTTCAATAGAAGTTCAAATTCTTATCGttgaacataaaataatttatattttaatatattcacgtaaaaatgagttaaataataaatttacactaaatatttatttaattatgaaagGCAAAACCTACTAATCTTAACTTTCAATTAAAGTTTACTATACATATAAAATCAACTCCCATCTAAAAGTTGAAAGAAGTccgaattaattttttatttactttgcTCCgcttgaattaaattaaattagctgattaaactcaaatatttaGTGAGTTTTAATCAAagatgaataatttaaaaaattcaaattctaaACCAATAATTGTTGGCCAGACGTTATCTATTTTTGACAAACAGTTAGACTTTTATACTTCTTGCTTAAACTCAAAATCACCTTGGCTAAATAAAACTCATCACCAAACTCTTATCTCTTGTAATTATAGGATTTaagatatataaaaagaaagaaggaaaatgaaaagaaaacacaatttttaattttttttcaatactttTTCTTGTTGGTAAAATAGGAGGGGGAAAAATGTGGACCCATACAAAGTTCATTTCCTACTTTTAGAGCGAACCACGGGCAAATGAATTTTCTTTTACATGATTAAATGTGAAGTTAGTTTAAAAAGTACTagtagaattttatttatttataatttttttcacgTTAATAGGATAATTTTTAGGTGTAACTGTAGACATTAATTTTtctgagttaaaaaaaaaaccataataaattaaaatctctattaaaaaattcaacacGGCTATATTTTTAGGGTTGAATTCAAACCCAACCtctaattaaattgaaattctTAAAAACAAACTTACgtaattcttaaaatattttaatacaaataattgGCTTGATTGTAAGTTAGTTTATACATAGTTTTTGTACAATTGAGTTTTCGAACTACTTTTTTTCCACCAATCCCCGATTATACGTTAAACTTGCACAATAAGAAAGAAATGGTGcgttaaaataaacacaacgtATTATAGTTTGTCtctcatttaaattatatatgatattttttgtgGACTTAAAATATCGTTTGGTTGAAGTAGATTGTCCATCTACCCCTTTGAATTTTGATGATGAATGAGTGGCAACCTAAACACACATGGAAGAAGCTATGCACTTTCTCTATCTCTATTCTCTAGCAAACAAAAAACTTTAATCCATGAAACTTCCTCATGAATTGAATGGTCACCAACATATCTCTCTCTAGGGATGGGTCCTTTATGAGCCCACAAATATAGTCCATTTGTTATTAATTCCATGTGATATGTATGCGTCCATTTGTTATCAAAAACACAAAAGTTGGAATCTCCCACGTAGGTCCCCTCACCATTACATTACTCAACAAGTAACTTTAGCAAAATTCAACATAATCATTCCTTAATAGTAAGGATTATATTTAGTTATGTTTTCCTTAATTACGATTTTTATGttctatttttatcaaattacgaaattagtttatttattttaaaaattaatatttttagtcatattttaaattttttaactaaaaaaatagtaGTTTAAGATAATATTAGTAACGTCACATACAATCTCAtgatgtttatatatttttaattaaattataaaaataaataatttcataagaAAAAAGTGAAATTTTTAGAATGtcatattgtaattttatgaGTATTAATCATTCAACATCGTCGTATATCATATGTCGTGTGGTTTAAAATATGtaacattataatttttaattaataaaataatgaaaatatcaaaactgttgaattttaaaataaaacggtTAATTTCACCAATGGATGAAAATAAATAGACTAAAATTACAGTTAatcctttattttattataataaatgtatataaaataaaattttattttaaaaatagaacaatataatttttacataTTGTAATTAGAGTAATTATATTgtgatttgttaattatttgAGAATATGCTAACCCAATTCCATCATCATATTTGTGTTGATTATAAAGTAATACAAtttcatatattatatttagtgATAGAAGATTTTAGAGCTAATTTGTGATATATTGGAATTTCCATTGAAAGTATGGCAAAGTATATTTGTTTgagtaaatattaaatatttgagtgATGAGTGGAAAGAACAAAAGCAATAGATAATTAGATATGACGTGCAAGATTCGGAATCTAGAGAGGgattattctttttctttttttttttttggttattcaattttattcttAAAGATAAGAATTAAGAAACCCTCGTTCTCTCCTTGGGCCAAGACAAACATTGCACCACATCTAGTTGGATGCTTATAACTATAACGACCCTACTTATCCCAATTCGATAAATGCAACTTCGAATTCAATGTATATATTCAAACTATTTTTgcaagtttttttaaaaaaatatttatattatcacACGTATGTGTGGATGGAAATAAGTCCAACATACGATTTATGGTCTAATctaataagaaaaagaaagaaactaCTAAGATAAAAGGACAGGAGAATGGAGAGTTGGTTTGGTGATTTGGAAGAGTAACATAATAATTTAAGTGATAAATAGGTTTTGAATTCTACTCTCCTCTAACAAAAACTAACAATTaagttaatttgattatttcaaatagaaaagaaatagagagaGAAGAGAATCGGTTAATTCAACTAGAGAATAGGCAAAGGAATATGTGGATTGTCAATATAATTGCTAAAATGaggtaattttataaaataattaaaatattattttttgataattttttatttaatagtttcAAAGATTTTAAAGGTGAATTTCTCACActaaatgcaaataataaaattattgtagATTATAACATACACTCTCAATAGATCAAATATTTCCACAACCTTTTACTATTTAAGATGATTTACCGGATTCATCgatcaaatttaattacttaaatatAACATTAACATAATTCATAGAAAATATGACATAAACACAcacatattataaataaaaagtatagtttttatattaagaaaattcataatttataaacttataattttgaacatcattttaaaattaaaaaacactCAATAATGCACAATTTTTGAACATTGTTAAACGTTTTTACCTATGTAACCAAATTAAAATGGTTTTTTCTGGGTCATATGATAGGTATAGGAAAATTGGATTTTGTATTCTAGAATTTGACttgtatttctttatttataatttttcttcttcaacttaCTAAAATACCTTGAAGtgaatagtaaaaattaaaataaatttgaatatctTCATCATATCCTACATtttcaaatttctaaaaaagtaattttttttctctaaatttctATAAAtcgaaaattttattttcaaaatttccggtataaaaatataactactcgaaatttcaaattttcggtTGAAAATAATTcccaaaaatttcatttttagtaTTGAAACATAActatcggaaatttcattcttgtaatgttggttagtttttttttctttccatttttcaatttttttgtttatatatttttgctaCTAGAGTGTTCAACGAACaaattagtaaataatttattctattatataatataatatagcGTGTCATGtatagtttaatatatttataatataatttattacagGATTGACAATTAATTTGTGCATCTAGAACATTGACACATGTCCCAATTGGGGAGaactcaaaaaaaattt
It contains:
- the LOC101510212 gene encoding GDP-L-galactose phosphorylase 1, whose translation is MMLKIKRVPTVVSNYQKEEVGEAPRSVGGCGRNCLKACCIQDAKLPLYAFKKINKVTGKDLVINECQEELPVAFLDSLVLGEWEDRMQRGLFRYDVTACETKVIPGEYGFIAQLNEGRHLKKRPTEFRVDKVLQPFDENKFNFTKVGQEEVLFQFEASENGEVQFFPNAPIDVDNSPSFVAINVSPIEYGHVLLIPRIFECLPQRIDHESFLLALHMAAEAANPYFRLGYNSLGAFATINHLHFQAYYLAMQFPIEKAPTKKIATLKGGVKVSELLKYPVRGLVFEGGDTLEDLSNIVSEACISLQNNNIPYNVLISDCGSQVFLLPQCYAEKQALGEVDAELLDTQVNPAVWEISGHMVLKRKKDFDEASEGNAWKLLAEVSLSEERFQEVNALIFEAIGIGLNELDNNNLQSLSEDNDAVNSTTYPTAVAGSEQCFVLQ